The following are encoded together in the Thermothelomyces thermophilus ATCC 42464 chromosome 3, complete sequence genome:
- a CDS encoding general substrate transporter translates to MDAAAEKAGAQQHELKGGAAELETAFALDPGRRAEVEKSLKRKLDARCSYFILLYIMNYLDRNNIAAARLKGLQDDLKLSYNEYATCLSILYVGYILMQVPSNMAINLVSRPSLYIACSMMIWGLISTLSGLVTGFGGMVAVRFFLGFVEAAFLPGALLILSKWYTRRELTTRNALLFCGNLISNAFSALVGAGVLSNMQGVLGHAAWRWLFYIEGAATMFFAVLAAIILPDLPHNSRGFTEEERYVAQLRMTEDVGTADRDDEPGQTVWTGLILAGKDPKVYLMMFTLTAYVVGLSFNAFFPTLTGTLGFDYVPTLLMSAPPWVFACLVSLVNAWHSDRTQDKFWHITGPIVLGLVGFVISMSTLNVAARYVALFLQASSYAGFIVFYSWISSSFPRPPAKRAVAIAMINAFSQLGNVAGSYVWDLEENGFRKSYGIVTAMFGVAIAGCLAFRIILVRLNRQLDRQEQEEEVGAGPGTGTAAAVDADRPEQRNKGFRYLV, encoded by the exons ATGGACGCGGCAGCAGAGAAGGCCGGGGCCCAACAGCATGAGCTGAAGGGGGGTGCTGCCGAGCTGGAGACGGCCTTCGCGCTGGATCCCGGGCGGCGGGCCGAGGTCGAGAAGAGCCTGAAGCGCAAGCTGGACGCGCGGTGCTCCTACTTCATCCTCCTCTACATCATGAACTACCTGGACCGCAACAACATCGCGGCGGCGCGTCTCAAGGGCCTGCAGGACGACCTGAAGCTCTCGTACAACGAATACGCGACCTGCCTGAGCATCCTCTACGTCGGCTACATCCTGATGCAGGTGCCGTCCAACATGGCCATCAACCTGGTCTCGCGCCCGTCCCTCTACATCGCCTGCTCCATGATGATCTGGGGCCTGATCTCGACCCTGTCGGGCCTCGTCACGGGCTTCGGCGGCATGGTGGCCGTCCGCTTCTTCCTCGGCTTCGTCGAGGCCGCCTTCCTGCCGGGCGCCCTCCTCATCCTGTCCAAGTGGTACACCCGCCGCGAGCTGACCACCCGCAACGCCCTCCTCTTCTGCGGCAACCTCATCTCCAACGCCTTCTCCGccctcgtcggcgccggcgtcctCTCCAACATGCAGGGCGTCCTCGGCCACGCCGCCTGGCGCTGGCTGTTTTACA TCGAGGGCGCCGCCACCATGTTCTTCGCCGTCCTGGCCGCCATCATCCTGCCCGACCTGCCGCACAACTCGCGCGGCTTcaccgaggaggagcgcTACGTGGCCCAGCTGCGCATGACCGAGGACGTCGGCACGGCCGACAGGGACGACGAGCCCGGCCAGACCGTCTGGACCGGCCTGATCCTCGCCGGCAAGGACCCCAAGGTCTACCTCATGATGTTCACCCTCACCGCATACGTCGTCGGCCTCTCCTTTAACGCCTTTTTC CCTACCCTCACCGGCACCCTGGGCTTCGACTACGTGCCCACGCTGCTCATGAGCGCTCCCCCCTGGGTGTTTGCCTGCTTGGTCTCGCTGGTGAACGCGTGGCACTCGGACCGCACCCAAGACAAG TTCTGGCACATTACCGGCCCGATCGTGCTGGGCCTGGTGGGGTTCGTGATCAGCATGTCGACGCTCAACGTGGCGGCGCGGTACGTGGCGCTGTTCCTGCAGGCGAGCAGCTACGCGGGGTTCATCGTCTTCTACTCGTGGATCTCGTCGTCGTTCCCGCGCCCGCCGGCCAAGCGGGCCGTCGCCATCGCCATGATCAACGCCTTCAGCCAGCTCGGCAACGTCGCCGGCTCCTACGTCTGGGACCTCGAGGAGAACGGGTTCCGCAAGAGCTACGGCATCGTCACCGCCATGTTCGGGGTCGCCATCGCCGGCTGCCTTGCCTTCCGAATCATCCTCGTCCGCCTCAACCGCCAGCTCGACcggcaggagcaggaggaggaggttggCGCGGGCCCGGGCACGGGCACGGCCGCGGCCGTCGACGCGGACCGGCCCGAGCAGCGGAACAAGGGGTTCCGGTATCTGGTGTAA
- a CDS encoding glycoside hydrolase family 61 protein: MPPPRLSTLLPLLALIAPTALGHSHLGYIIINGEVYQGFDPRPEQANSPLRVGWSTGAIDDGFVAPANYSSPDIICHIEGASPPAHAPVRAGDRVHVQWNGWPLGHVGPVLSYLAPCGGLEGSESGCAGVDKRQLRWTKVDDSLPAMELVGAAGGAGGEDDGSGSDGSGSGGSGRVGVPGQRWATDVLIAANNSWQVEIPRGLRDGPYVLRHEIVALHYAAEPGGAQNYPLCVNLWVEGGDGSMELDHFDATQFYRPDDPGILLNVTAGLRSYAVPGPTLAAGATPVPYAQQNISSARADGTPVIVTRSTETVPFTAAPTPAETAEAKGGRYGRNFRG, from the coding sequence ATGCCGCCACCACGACTGAGCACCCTCCTTcccctcctagccttaataGCCCCCACCGCCCTGGGGCACTCCCACCTCGGGTACATCATCATCAACGGCGAGGTATACCAAGGATTCGACCCGCGGCCGGAGCAGGCGAACTCGCCGTTGCGCGTGGGCTGGTCGACGGGGGCAATCGACGACGGGTTCGTGGCGCCGGCCAACTACTCGTCGCCCGACATCATCTGCCACATCGAGGGGGCCAGCCCGCCGGCGCACGCGCCCGTCCGGGCGGGCGACCGGGTGCACGTGCAATGGAACGGCTGGCCGCTCGGACACGTGGGGCCGGTGCTGTCGTACCTGGCGCCCTGCGGCGGGCTGGAGGGGTCCGAGAGCGGGTGCGCCGGGGTGGACAAGCGGCAGCTGCGGTGGACCAAGGTGGACGACTCGCTGCCGGCGATGGAGCTGGTCGGGGCCGCGGGGGGCGCGGGgggcgaggacgacggcagcggcagcgacggcagcggcagcggcggcagcggacgCGTCGGCGTGCCCGGGCAGCGCTGGGCCACCGACGTGTTGATCGCGGCCAACAACAGCTGGCAGGTCGAGATCCCGCGCGGGCTGCGGGACGGGCCGTACGTGCTGCGCCACGAGATCGTCGCGCTGCACTACGCGGCCGAGCCCGGCGGCGCGCAGAACTACCCGCTCTGCGTCAACCTGTgggtcgagggcggcgacggcagcATGGAGCTGGACCACTTCGACGCCACCCAGTTCTACCGGCCCGACGACCCGGGCATCCTGCTCAACGTGACGGCCGGCCTGCGCTCATACGCCGTGCCGGGCCCGACGCTGGCCGCGGGGGCGACGCCGGTGCCGTACGCGCAGCAGAACATCAGCTCGGCGAGGGCGGATGGAACCCCCGTGATTGTCACCAGGAGCACGGAGACGGTGCCCTTCACCGCGGCACCCACGCCAGCCGAGACGGCAGAAGCCAAAGGGGGGAGGTACGGAAGGAACTTTCGCGGGTAG